The Paenibacillus thermoaerophilus DNA segment AGACTAACGTGGCGGAAGTCATTCGGTACGAGCGGCTGCAGGAGCGAATCTGGCAGGAAACGTTGCCGAACGGCCTGCGGGTGTACGTGCTCGAGAAGCCGGGATTTACGAAGTCGTACGCCGTGTTTACGACCAAGTACGGATCGGTCGACAATCATTTTCGCGTGAAGGGCGGACAGGAGATGCGGGTGCCGGACGGAATCGCCCATTTCCTGGAGCATAAAATGTTCGAGGAGCCGGACGGCGACGTCTTCGCCAAGTTTGCCGAACGCGGAGCTTCGGCCAACGCCTTCACCAGCTTCGACCGGACGGCGTATTTGTTCTCGGCGACGCGGGACGTGCTCGACCATCTGGACACGCTGGTCGATTTCGTCCAACATCCGTATTTTACCGACGAAAATGTGGAAAAGGAAAAAGGCATCATCGGCCAGGAAATCAACATGTACCGCGACCATCCCGATTGGCGTTCGTATTACGGGTTAATCGAGGCGATGTACGCCAAGCATCCGATTCATATCGATATCGCCGGCACGGTGGAATCGATCTCGCGCATTACAAAGGAAACGCTGTACGATTGCTACAACGCGTTTTATCATCCGTCCAACATGATCCTGTTCGTCGTGGGGGGCGTGAAGGCGGACGAGGTGCTGGAGCGGGTCCGCCGCAACCAGGCCGGCAAGACGTTCCCGCCCGCACCCGAGATCGAGCGTTTCATGCCGGAGGAGCCGTCCGGAATCCGGGAGCCGCGGCGCGTTATCGAGCTGCCGGTCTCGCTTCCCAAATGCTTGTTCGGTTTCAAGGGAGACCCCGGCGTATCGGAAGGGCCCGCGGCGATGCGCCGCGAGCTGGCGATGCGTCTCGTGATGGACGCTTTGTTCAGCCCGAGCTCGGATCTGTACCAAACCTTGTACAACGAAGGATTGATCTCGGATCAATTCGGTCACGAATTCAATATGGGCGGCGGTTATGCGTTCTCGGTGCTCGGAGGGGATTCGCCCGATCCCGACCGGATGCTGGAGCGGTTCCGCGAGCTGCTGGACGGCGCCTTGCGGACGGGACTGTCCGAGGAGACGTTCGAGCGCAGCCGGCGCAAAAAAATCGGCGGATTTCTGCGGTTGATGAATTCGACGGAAGGCATCGCCAACGAATTCGCCAAATACAAATTCCGCGGCATGGATTTTTTCGAGTCGGTTCAGACGTACGAAGCGCTGACGCTTGAGGAGTGCAACCGGGAGATGCGCGAGCACTTCGACTGGAGGCGGTTCGCCGTCTGCATCGTAAGGAGCAAGCAGGCATGAACAAACCGATCGCGGAGACCGCCGTGCTGGTGACCGGCGCAAGCCGGGGCATCGGCGCGGCTATCGCCGAACGCTTCGCCCGTCATGGCTTCAAGGTGGCGATCCATTACCGCGAATCGCACGAAGCGGCCAACGCGGTGGCGAGACGCTGCATGGAGTACGGCTCGCAGGTTATGACCGTGGCGGCCGACCTCCGCTCCCGGGAGCAGATCGAACGGATGGCCGCGAAGCTGGAGCAGCGCGGCTTCCGCCCCGACATTCTGGTTAACAATGCGGGAGTCGCGCACTTTGGCCTGCTGTCGGACGTGACCGAAGAAGAATGGGACGACCTGATGGCGGTTAATCTGAAAGGCATGTTTCTGTGCTGCCGGACGTTTATGCCGGCGATGATCTCGAACCGGTTCGGCCGGATCATCAATGTGTCCTCCGTCTGGGGGTTGTCCGGCGCGTCCTGCGAAGTGCTGTATTCCACCGCCAAGGGCGGGGTGAACGCCTTCACCAAGGCGCTGGCGAAGGAGCTGGCTCCTTCCGGCGTAACCGTAAACGCCGTCGCTCCCGGCGTGGTGGACACGGAGATGAATGCGCGGCTGGACCCCGAAGAACGGGATGCGCTGGCGCGGGAAATTCCCGTGGGCCGATTCGCCCATCCCGACGAGATCGCGTCGCTCGTCTACTTTTTGGCTTTACCTGAATCCGGCTATATTACCGGGCAAATCATCAGCCCGAACGGCGGCTGGCTGACTTGACGCCAACCAGCCGAATAATCTCTGCCCTCCCGGAGCAAATTAACGATGGTTCAATCATTCATCACTCCGAGGAGGGCTTTCTTTACATGGCGACGGTGCTGAAAAACTTTCAAAAATGGAAGGAATTTCTGAACGACCGCATCGATCAGGCTCGCGGGGCCGGCATGAGCGACGAGACCATCGCGAAGATGGCCGTGCAGATCGGCGAATTTCTTGCGGACAAGGTCGATCCGGAAAACGCCGAAGAACGCTTGCTGAAAGAACTTTGGGATGCCGGCGACCAAGCCGAGCGCCAAACGCTGGCGAAGCTGATGATCAAGCTTGTCGACAAAACTTGACGCTTGTTTGCGGCGGGCCTCCCGGCATACGGGAGGTTTTTTTGCACATAAGAAGTTCGCCCGTGTTGCCTCTACATATACGAAGGATCGCTGAAAATCGTTCGAAATTTGCGTCTTGAGACACTGTTTTTTTGTTGGGCAGGTGCAGGAACTTGGCGAATGGTGTAGAATTATTCTCACAAGACGAGAAAGCGAGGAAGGGCAGCGGATGGAAGTTGAAAGCAAGCCGACCGTAAAGCAATGGTACATGGAATATAAAATACACAAAAACCGTCCGGGTTTGCTCGGCGATATCGCTTCCTTGATGGGAATGCTGGAAATCAATATTTTGACGATCAACGGAGTCGAAGACCGGACCCGCGGCATGCTGCTGCAGACGAACGACGACGAAAAGATCGAAATTATGGGCAGAATGCTAAAGAAAGTGGACAACATTACCGTAACCGCTCTGCGCCAGCCGAAGCTGGTGGATATTCTTGCGGTGCGGCACGGCCGTTATATCGAGCGCGATTCGGACGACCGCAAGACGTTCCGGTTCACCCGCGACGAGCTGGGCCTGCTGGTCGATTTCCTCGGCGAGGTTTTCCGGAACAAAGGCAATCAGGTCATCGGCTTGCGCGGCATGCCCCGCGTCGGCAAGACGGAGTCGATCATCGCGGGCAGCGTCTGCGCCAACAAACGCTGGACGTTCGTATCCTCCACGCTTTTGCGCCAGACCGTTCGGAGCCAACTGTCCGAGGACGAGATGAAGCCGGAAAATTTGTTTATCATCGACGGCATCGTGTCGACGATCCGCTCCAACGAGAAGCATCATGCGCTGCTTCAGGAGATTATGGCGATGCCATCCACGAAGGTAATCGAACATCCGGACATTTTTGTGCGGGAATCGCATTATGATTATTCCATATTCGATTATATTATCGAGCTTCGCAATTCGCCGGACGAGGAAATCACGTATGAGCATCTGAACCTCGATCTGGACGGATTCTGAGAATCGCTCGAGCCAGAACGAGAGTCGAGGAGGTGATAGGGTGTCAGTCGAATTGGGAACATGGCTGAAACAGTGCAGGCTTGACCGGGGAATGAGCCTGGAGGAACTTGAAGCGATCACGAAAATCCGCAAACGGTATTTGATCGCGATCGAAGAAGGCGATTACAGCGTTTTGCCCGGCAGCTTCTATGTGCGGGCCTTCATCAAGTCGTATGCGGAGGCGGTCGGGCTGGACCCGAACGAGACGCTCAAGTATTACAAAAACGTGCTGCCGCAGACAACGGCTGACTCTGCGGTAGAGCCGCCCCGTCGCCGCCGCTCCTACGGCCGGCAAACCGAAAAAATCGGTCTTGTCGCCTCGACTGTTTTGATGGTGTCGTTTATCGTGCTGATCGTCGGCATCGCCTATTACTTCATCATGTCCAACCAGGAACCGAAGGAGGCGGTGGACAACGATCCGATCACGAGCCAGGGGGTTCCTCCTCAGGATGCGACCCCGACTCCCTCCGCGGCCGCGCCGGCCGTTTCGGCTACGCCGACGCCGACTCCTTCGCCTGTGGCTACGGTCGTCAAACAAGCGACATCGGGCAAAACCGACCATTATGCCGTATCCGGTACCCGGAAAATTTCCCTGACGCTTAAGGTGACGGGAGACGAATGCTGGGTGCGGGTGGCGAAGGTCAATCCGGACGGTTCGATCAAGCAATTCGAACAGGGCATTTTCAAAAACGGCGAGATCAAGGAATGGGAGTTCGACACGAGCGTCAACATCGTCGTCGGCAAAGCGGTGGCCATCGAGCTGGCTGCCGAAGGCGTCGTGCTCGATACCGGCAAAAGCTCCGGACGGAAGGAAATCCAGCTTAATCTGCTTCCTCCGGGCGCGACTCCGACGCCGAACGCCGGCGCGTGAACGGACGCAGCCAGTATGGATAGGACGGAAGGGTGACCCCGATGAGTTCGGAGTATTCGTTTGATATCGTATCGAAGCTGGATATGCAAGAGTTGAACAATGCGGTCTCGCAGGCGCTGCGGGAGATCGAGACGCGGTTCGACTTCAAGGGAAGCAAGAGCAACATCGCGATCGAGAAAAACGAACTGGTCGTGACCTCGGACGACGAGTATAAATTAAACAGCGTCATCGACATCCTGCATTCGAAAATGGCCAAACGCGGCATCTCGCTGAAGCATCTCAAGTACGGCAAGACCGAACCGGCCGCCGGGGGGACGGTTCGCCAGCGCATCTCGCTGCAGCAGGGGATCGACGCCGACAACGCGAAAAAAATCAACGGCTTAATCCGCGACTCCAAGCTGAAAGTCAAATCCCAGATCCAGGGGGATCAACTGCGCGTCTCCGGCAAAAGCAAGGACGATCTGCAAAAGGTCATCCAATTGCTCAAGGGGGCGGATCTCCCGCTCGATCTGCAATTCGTGAATTACCGTTGATCATCGTACCGAATCGGAACCGGCTCGCGCGGCCGGTTTTTGCCGTTATATCGGGCGCCAAAGCCGCCGGGCCTTGTTTTTGACACGTTTGCAAGCCTTATATTATACTTGGTGAAGTAATTGTTGCCCGGCAGATACGAAAGGGATAGTGGGGGAATTGACAGCATGGAAACAGTCAAAGTCGTGACGCTCGGCTGCGAGAAGAATCTGGTCGATTCGGAGATTATGTCCGGATTGATCCACCAGCGGGGGTACACGCTTGTCGAAGATAAGGAAGAAGCGACGGTTATTATCGTCAACACGTGCGGTTTTATCGACGCGGCCAAAGAGGAGTCGATCAACACGATTCTCGACCTGGCCGAGCTGAAGGAAACCGCCAAGCTGAAGGCTCTGATCGTGTCCGGCTGCCTGACTCAGCGCTACAAACAGCAACTGATGGAAGAAATGCCCGAGATCGACGGCATCGTCGGCACGGGAGATTTCCATAATATCAATGCGATTATCGACGAGGCGCTTGCCGGGGCCAAGCCGGTCCGGGTCGGCAATCCCGTGTTCAATTACGAGCAAGCGCTGCCCCGCCGCGTAAGCACGCCGCGGTATACCGCCTACGTCAAAATCGCCGAAGGCTGCGACAACGCCTGCACCTTCTGCAGCATTCCCGCCATGCGCGGCAAATTCAGAAGCAGAAGCATCGAATCCGTCTTAACCGAAGTCCGCACTCTTGCGGAGCAAGGGGTCAAAGAGATCAGCCTGATCGCGCAGGACTCGACCAACTACGGCACCGATCTCTACGACCGCTTCATGCTGGCCGAGCTGATGAACCGGGTCAGCGAAGTGGACGGGGTCGAGTGGGTGCGCCTGCATTACGCGTACCCCGGATTTTTCAACGACGAGCTGATCGATACGATCGCCTCCAACCCGAAAATTTGCAAATACGTCGATATGCCGCTTCAGCATAGCGAGGACGCGATTCTGAAACGGATGCGCCGTCCCGGCAGGCAGAAGGACGCCCGCGAGCTGATCGCCCGCATCCGCGAACGGATTCCGGATGTGGCGCTCCGCACGTCGCTGATCGTCGGATTCCCCGGAGAGACGGAAGAAGACTTCAACCGGCTGGTGGATTTTGTGAAAGAAATCCGGTTCGACCGGCTGGGCGTATTCTCGTATTCCATGGAAGAAGGAACGCCGGCGGCGCGCCTGCCGGACCAACTCCCGGAAGAAGTGAAGGAATGGCGGCAAAACACGCTGATGGAAGTGCAGCGCGAGATCGCCGCCGAGCGCAACGGCCGTTTTGTCGGCAAAGAGCTCGATGTGCTGCTGGAGCGGTATGACGGACGGAACGACGTATATATCGGCCGGACGCAATACGACGCCCCGGAAATCGACGGGGAAGTGTTCGTATCGGGCGTGTCGTCGGCGGATATCGGCGAGATTCGCCGGGTTCGCATCACCCACTCATACGAATTCGATTTGGCGGGGGAGGCTCTTGCATGAATCTTGCCAACCGGATTACGATTGCGCGTATCTTCCTGATACCGGTCATCATGTTTTTTTTGCTGGTCCGCATCGACTTGTCTTCGCTTGTGTTCTTCGGCTACAGCATCACCTGGAATCAGGTGATCGCCACCCTGGTGTTTATTTTGGCCGCCAGCACGGACAAGCTGGACGGATATATCGCGCGTTCGCGCAAGCTGGTCACCAATTTGGGGAAACTGCTCGATCCGCTGGCGGACAAGCTGCTGATCGCGGCCGTGCTCATCTCCCTGGTGGAGATGGACAAGCTGGACGCGCTGATCGCCATCGTCATCATCAGCCGCGAGTTCGCGGTAACCGGGCTGAGGCAGATCGCGCTGCTCGAAGGCAAGGTGATGGCCGCCGACCGGTTGGGCAAATGGAAAACGGGCGTTCAGATCACCGCGATTATCGCGCTGCTGGTCAACAACTTTCCGTTTTACTTCATCGATTTCCGGTTCGATCTCGTGGCGAGCTGGGCCGCGGCGATTATTACCGTTTATTCCGGCATCGTTTACTTCGTAAAAAACAAAGAGCTGCTTGATCCCAACCGGGAGAAGCAGAGCCGGTCGGCCGGCCCGCAGACTTGATATTCGATCGTACGGCAGGGAGGATTCCGATGAAAGCGGAAATCATCGCGGTTGGCACAGAGCTGCTGATGGGACAGATCGCCAATACGAACGCCCAATACTTGTCGCGCGAGCTGGCGGCAATCGGGATCGGCGTGTACTATCACACCACGGTCGGCGACAATCCGGGCCGACTCAAAGAGGCGATCGCGATCGCGCGCGAGCGGGCCGACGTGATCGTCTTCACGGGCGGACTCGGGCCGACGCAGGACGATCTGACCAAAGACGTGATCGCGGACGTGCTCGGTCTCCGGCTTGTGACGCATCAGCCGTCGCTGGACAAAATCGAGGAGCTGTTCCGTTCCCGCGGCGTGGCGATGGTGGAGAGCAACGCACGGCAGGCTGCCTTGATCGAAGGCGGGACCCCGCTGCCGAACGACACGGGTTTGGCGGTCGGCGAACTGTTGGAGGCCGGCGGCTGCTGCTTCGTGATTCTTCCGGGGCCTCCCAAGGAAATGAAGCCGATGTTCGACCGTTATGCGAAGCCGCTCCTGCTGGCCAAGCTGCCCGGCGAGCCGCTGCATTCGCGGATGCTGAAATTCGCCGGGATCGGCGAATCCTCGCTGGAGCACCGGCTGATCGACCTGATCTCGGCCCAGCGCGATCCGACGATCGCGCCTTACGCTTCGGAAGGCGAAGTCACCATCCGTCTCACCACCCGCGCCGCGACGCCGGAACTGGCCGCCTCCAAGCTCGATCCGGTCGAGGCGGAGATCCGGTCCCGCTTGGGCGAGCACCTGTATGCGAACCGGGAAGCGGCGATCGAGGAGATCGTCGCCGAGCTTCTGAAGACCCGCGGCGAGACGGTTGCGGCCGCCGAGAGCTGCACGGGCGGGCTGTTCGCCAGCCTGCTGACGGACGTGCCGGGCAGCTCCGCCGTGTTCGCGGGAGGCGTCGTCTGTTATACGAACGCGGTCAAAAGAGAGATGCTGGGAGTTCCCGGGCGGCTGCTCGAAGGGGACGGCGCGCCGGGCGCGGTCAGCCGGGAGACGGCGGCTTCTCTGGCCGCCGGCGTGCGGGAACGCCTGGGCTCGGATTGGGGCGTCTCCGTGACGGGAGTGGCCGGTCCTGCGGAAGTCGAAGGCAAACCGGTCGGGCTCGTCTACGTCGGCATCGCGGGACCGGACGGCGGCGGGCCGGAGGTGTGGGAGCTGAAGCTGTCGGGCAACCGGGAGACTATCAAGCTTCGCGCGGCCAAATCGATGTTGTACCGGCTGTGGAGGCGTCTGACACCGTCCGACGCCCGTTGACTCCGTTCACCATTTTGTCACAGACGGCAGGCTTGTCGATCGGGGCCGATTCGACTATAATAGGCCTAACGACGGAAGCACCGTAACGAAGAATGAATCTTTGTTGCGGTGTTTTTTTGCGGCATGGAACGAACGCTTGTTCGATGTGTCCAACAAAAAAGCGAATGTATGTTCGAAAAAACTCTTGGCAAGACATCAAAAACAAGGTATGATGGGATTACACACTAAGAGCGAAAGGATTGAGTGGCTTGACGGATCGCCGCGCAGCATTGGAGCAAGCGCTTCGCAATATCGAGAAAAATTTCGGCAAAGGTTCGATCATGAGGCTTGGCGAATCGGCGCATATGCAAGTGGAGACGGTATCCAGCGGCTCCCTCGCGCTGGATTTGGCGCTGGGCATCGGAGGTTTTCCGCGGGGACGGATCATCGAGATATACGGACCGGAATCCTCGGGTAAAACGACGGTGGCGCTGCATGCCATCGCGGAAGTTCAACGCATCGGCGGACAAGCCGCCTTCATCGACGCCGAGCACGCGCTCGACCCGCAATACGCCAAAAACCTCGGCATCAACATCGACGAGCTGCTGCTTTCCCAACCGGATACGGGCGAGCAGGCGCTGGAGATCGCCGAAGCGCTCGTGCGCAGCGGAGCGGTCGATATAATCGTCATCGACTCCGTCGCCGCGCTTGTGCCGAAGGCGGAGATCGAGGGCGACATGGGCGATTCGCACGTGGGTCTGCAAGCCCGGCTCATGTCCCAGGCGTTGCGCAAGCTGTCGGGTGCGATCAACAAGTCGAAGTGCATCGCGATCTTTATCAACCAGCTTCGCGAGAAGGTCGGCGTCATGTTCGGCAATCCGGAGACGACGCCCGGCGGGCGGGCATTGAAATTTTACGCTTCCGTGCGCCTCGACGTGCGCCGCATCGAGACGATCAAGCAGGGCAACGACATGGTCGGAAACCGGACGCGCATCAAAGTCGTCAAAAACAAAGTCGCGCCGCCGTTCAAGCAAGCGGAGATCGACATCATGTACGGGGAAGGCATCTCGCGCGAGGGCAGCATCATCGATCTCGCGACCGAGATGGACATTATCGTGAAGAGCGGCGCTTGGTATTCGTTCGAGAACGAGCGGTTGGGGCAGGGGCGCGAAAACGCCAAGCAATTCCTCAAGGAGAACAAACAGATCGCCGAAGCAATCGAACGCCGCGTGCGGGAAGCGGCCATGCTGCAGCCGAACGTCGGGCAACCGTCCGTCGACGACGAGAGCGAAGCCGATCTGCTGGACGAGTTTGAGTGAGCCGCACGATCACTTCCATCGAGGTGCAGAAGCGCGCCAAGCGGCGCTACAACATCTACCTGGACGGAGAGTTCGCCTTCTCGGTTCATGAGGATGTGCTCGTTTCCCACCGCTTGTCCAAGGGGGACCGGATCACCGACGACCGGCTGGAAGCGTTGCTGGAGGCCGAGGAACGCCAGTTGGCCTGGAACTCGGCCTTGTCCTGGCTCGGGCGCCGCATCCGTTCCCGCAAGGAGATGCGGGATTACTTGACCCGCAAAGGATACGCCGCCGGCCTGATCGAGGAAACGATTGAACGGCTGGGCGAGCACGGGTATTTGGACGACGCGGCATTCGCCGGGCAGTGGGCGCGCAACCGCCTCGAATTTCAGGGCAGGGGAAGCCGCTGGATTCGCGAAGAGCTCCGGCAAAAGGGGATCGAGCCGGAGCTTGTGTCCGCCTCGCTGGATCAGTTGGAGGACGGCAGCGAAGCGGATTCCGCCTACCGGCTCGCCGTCAAGAAATGGCGGATGCTGCGAAACGAAGAGGAACGGGTGCGCCGCCACAAGCTCAAGTCGTATCTTCTCCGGCGCGGGTATCCGGGGAGAATCGTTCAGGAGGCCGTCGCGAAGGTGGCGGGCCGCGCCCCGGCGGACGAAGAAGTTTGGTTCGAGGACGACGCATAAACGGCTTGCCGAACGGGCACACTCCCGATGGCAAGCCGTTTTTGGCGATGCTTGACAAGAATCTTTTATAGCCGCTACAATAATTGTGTATATTTTTTACCTGATCCAACCATTCG contains these protein-coding regions:
- the yfmH gene encoding EF-P 5-aminopentanol modification-associated protein YfmH; the protein is MAEVIRYERLQERIWQETLPNGLRVYVLEKPGFTKSYAVFTTKYGSVDNHFRVKGGQEMRVPDGIAHFLEHKMFEEPDGDVFAKFAERGASANAFTSFDRTAYLFSATRDVLDHLDTLVDFVQHPYFTDENVEKEKGIIGQEINMYRDHPDWRSYYGLIEAMYAKHPIHIDIAGTVESISRITKETLYDCYNAFYHPSNMILFVVGGVKADEVLERVRRNQAGKTFPPAPEIERFMPEEPSGIREPRRVIELPVSLPKCLFGFKGDPGVSEGPAAMRRELAMRLVMDALFSPSSDLYQTLYNEGLISDQFGHEFNMGGGYAFSVLGGDSPDPDRMLERFRELLDGALRTGLSEETFERSRRKKIGGFLRLMNSTEGIANEFAKYKFRGMDFFESVQTYEALTLEECNREMREHFDWRRFAVCIVRSKQA
- the ymfI gene encoding elongation factor P 5-aminopentanone reductase, translating into MNKPIAETAVLVTGASRGIGAAIAERFARHGFKVAIHYRESHEAANAVARRCMEYGSQVMTVAADLRSREQIERMAAKLEQRGFRPDILVNNAGVAHFGLLSDVTEEEWDDLMAVNLKGMFLCCRTFMPAMISNRFGRIINVSSVWGLSGASCEVLYSTAKGGVNAFTKALAKELAPSGVTVNAVAPGVVDTEMNARLDPEERDALAREIPVGRFAHPDEIASLVYFLALPESGYITGQIISPNGGWLT
- a CDS encoding DUF3243 domain-containing protein; the protein is MATVLKNFQKWKEFLNDRIDQARGAGMSDETIAKMAVQIGEFLADKVDPENAEERLLKELWDAGDQAERQTLAKLMIKLVDKT
- a CDS encoding DUF3388 domain-containing protein; amino-acid sequence: MEVESKPTVKQWYMEYKIHKNRPGLLGDIASLMGMLEINILTINGVEDRTRGMLLQTNDDEKIEIMGRMLKKVDNITVTALRQPKLVDILAVRHGRYIERDSDDRKTFRFTRDELGLLVDFLGEVFRNKGNQVIGLRGMPRVGKTESIIAGSVCANKRWTFVSSTLLRQTVRSQLSEDEMKPENLFIIDGIVSTIRSNEKHHALLQEIMAMPSTKVIEHPDIFVRESHYDYSIFDYIIELRNSPDEEITYEHLNLDLDGF
- a CDS encoding helix-turn-helix domain-containing protein, giving the protein MSVELGTWLKQCRLDRGMSLEELEAITKIRKRYLIAIEEGDYSVLPGSFYVRAFIKSYAEAVGLDPNETLKYYKNVLPQTTADSAVEPPRRRRSYGRQTEKIGLVASTVLMVSFIVLIVGIAYYFIMSNQEPKEAVDNDPITSQGVPPQDATPTPSAAAPAVSATPTPTPSPVATVVKQATSGKTDHYAVSGTRKISLTLKVTGDECWVRVAKVNPDGSIKQFEQGIFKNGEIKEWEFDTSVNIVVGKAVAIELAAEGVVLDTGKSSGRKEIQLNLLPPGATPTPNAGA
- a CDS encoding YajQ family cyclic di-GMP-binding protein is translated as MSSEYSFDIVSKLDMQELNNAVSQALREIETRFDFKGSKSNIAIEKNELVVTSDDEYKLNSVIDILHSKMAKRGISLKHLKYGKTEPAAGGTVRQRISLQQGIDADNAKKINGLIRDSKLKVKSQIQGDQLRVSGKSKDDLQKVIQLLKGADLPLDLQFVNYR
- the rimO gene encoding 30S ribosomal protein S12 methylthiotransferase RimO, whose amino-acid sequence is METVKVVTLGCEKNLVDSEIMSGLIHQRGYTLVEDKEEATVIIVNTCGFIDAAKEESINTILDLAELKETAKLKALIVSGCLTQRYKQQLMEEMPEIDGIVGTGDFHNINAIIDEALAGAKPVRVGNPVFNYEQALPRRVSTPRYTAYVKIAEGCDNACTFCSIPAMRGKFRSRSIESVLTEVRTLAEQGVKEISLIAQDSTNYGTDLYDRFMLAELMNRVSEVDGVEWVRLHYAYPGFFNDELIDTIASNPKICKYVDMPLQHSEDAILKRMRRPGRQKDARELIARIRERIPDVALRTSLIVGFPGETEEDFNRLVDFVKEIRFDRLGVFSYSMEEGTPAARLPDQLPEEVKEWRQNTLMEVQREIAAERNGRFVGKELDVLLERYDGRNDVYIGRTQYDAPEIDGEVFVSGVSSADIGEIRRVRITHSYEFDLAGEALA
- the pgsA gene encoding CDP-diacylglycerol--glycerol-3-phosphate 3-phosphatidyltransferase; amino-acid sequence: MNLANRITIARIFLIPVIMFFLLVRIDLSSLVFFGYSITWNQVIATLVFILAASTDKLDGYIARSRKLVTNLGKLLDPLADKLLIAAVLISLVEMDKLDALIAIVIISREFAVTGLRQIALLEGKVMAADRLGKWKTGVQITAIIALLVNNFPFYFIDFRFDLVASWAAAIITVYSGIVYFVKNKELLDPNREKQSRSAGPQT
- a CDS encoding competence/damage-inducible protein A, with the protein product MKAEIIAVGTELLMGQIANTNAQYLSRELAAIGIGVYYHTTVGDNPGRLKEAIAIARERADVIVFTGGLGPTQDDLTKDVIADVLGLRLVTHQPSLDKIEELFRSRGVAMVESNARQAALIEGGTPLPNDTGLAVGELLEAGGCCFVILPGPPKEMKPMFDRYAKPLLLAKLPGEPLHSRMLKFAGIGESSLEHRLIDLISAQRDPTIAPYASEGEVTIRLTTRAATPELAASKLDPVEAEIRSRLGEHLYANREAAIEEIVAELLKTRGETVAAAESCTGGLFASLLTDVPGSSAVFAGGVVCYTNAVKREMLGVPGRLLEGDGAPGAVSRETAASLAAGVRERLGSDWGVSVTGVAGPAEVEGKPVGLVYVGIAGPDGGGPEVWELKLSGNRETIKLRAAKSMLYRLWRRLTPSDAR
- the recA gene encoding recombinase RecA — translated: MTDRRAALEQALRNIEKNFGKGSIMRLGESAHMQVETVSSGSLALDLALGIGGFPRGRIIEIYGPESSGKTTVALHAIAEVQRIGGQAAFIDAEHALDPQYAKNLGINIDELLLSQPDTGEQALEIAEALVRSGAVDIIVIDSVAALVPKAEIEGDMGDSHVGLQARLMSQALRKLSGAINKSKCIAIFINQLREKVGVMFGNPETTPGGRALKFYASVRLDVRRIETIKQGNDMVGNRTRIKVVKNKVAPPFKQAEIDIMYGEGISREGSIIDLATEMDIIVKSGAWYSFENERLGQGRENAKQFLKENKQIAEAIERRVREAAMLQPNVGQPSVDDESEADLLDEFE
- a CDS encoding RecX family transcriptional regulator, yielding MSRTITSIEVQKRAKRRYNIYLDGEFAFSVHEDVLVSHRLSKGDRITDDRLEALLEAEERQLAWNSALSWLGRRIRSRKEMRDYLTRKGYAAGLIEETIERLGEHGYLDDAAFAGQWARNRLEFQGRGSRWIREELRQKGIEPELVSASLDQLEDGSEADSAYRLAVKKWRMLRNEEERVRRHKLKSYLLRRGYPGRIVQEAVAKVAGRAPADEEVWFEDDA